The Anabaena sp. WA102 genome contains a region encoding:
- the argH gene encoding argininosuccinate lyase: MTEKQTWSQRFESALHPAIARFNASISFDIELIEYDITGSQAHAKMLAHTGIISHEEGEALFNGLEQVRQEYRQGQFQPGVDAEDVHFAVEKRLTEIVGDVGKKLHTARSRNDQVGTDTRLYLRDQIQQIRQQLRNWQTVLVDIAEKNVETLIPGYTHLQRAQPVSLAHHLLAYFQMAQRDWERLEDVYSRVNISPLGCGALAGTTFPINRHYTANLLHFDNVYANSLDGVSDRDFAIEFLCAASIIMVHLSRLSEEIILWASEEFRFITLKDSCATGSSIMPQKKNPDVPELVRGKTGRVFGHLQAMLVIMKGLPLAYNKDLQEDKEGIFDSVNTVKACLEAMTILLQEGLEFRHQRLATAVTEDFANATDVADYLAARGVPFREAYNIVGKVVKTSIIAGKLLKDLQLEEWQQIHPAFAADIYEAITPRQVVAARNSYGGTGFEQVRQAILNARTQLSVK, from the coding sequence ATGACCGAAAAACAAACTTGGAGTCAGCGGTTTGAATCCGCGCTACATCCAGCGATCGCTCGTTTTAATGCTAGTATCAGTTTTGACATTGAACTTATCGAATATGATATTACAGGTTCTCAAGCCCATGCCAAAATGTTGGCTCATACAGGTATAATTTCCCACGAAGAAGGGGAAGCACTGTTTAACGGTTTAGAACAAGTGCGTCAAGAATATCGTCAAGGGCAATTCCAACCCGGTGTTGATGCCGAAGATGTCCATTTTGCCGTAGAAAAGCGCCTCACGGAAATTGTCGGAGATGTAGGTAAAAAACTCCACACAGCCCGTTCTCGCAATGACCAAGTAGGTACAGACACTCGATTATACCTCCGTGATCAAATTCAACAAATCCGCCAACAATTACGGAACTGGCAAACAGTCTTAGTTGATATAGCCGAAAAAAATGTTGAAACCTTGATTCCTGGTTATACCCACCTGCAACGCGCCCAACCAGTGAGTTTAGCGCACCATTTACTGGCATACTTTCAAATGGCACAACGGGACTGGGAACGCTTAGAAGACGTTTATAGCCGAGTGAATATCTCCCCCTTGGGTTGTGGTGCTTTAGCGGGAACAACTTTCCCCATTAACCGCCACTATACAGCCAATTTATTACACTTTGACAATGTTTATGCTAACAGCTTGGACGGAGTGAGCGATCGGGACTTCGCCATAGAATTTCTCTGTGCTGCTAGTATTATCATGGTTCACCTCAGCCGTCTTTCCGAAGAAATAATCCTGTGGGCATCAGAAGAATTTCGCTTCATCACCCTCAAAGATAGCTGTGCCACAGGTTCTAGCATTATGCCCCAAAAGAAAAACCCCGACGTACCCGAATTAGTGCGCGGCAAAACCGGGCGAGTATTTGGTCATCTGCAAGCCATGTTAGTAATTATGAAGGGTTTACCCCTGGCTTATAACAAAGACCTCCAGGAAGACAAAGAAGGCATATTTGACAGTGTAAACACAGTCAAAGCCTGTTTAGAAGCAATGACAATTTTACTGCAAGAAGGTTTAGAATTTCGTCATCAGCGATTGGCAACAGCAGTTACAGAAGACTTTGCTAACGCTACCGATGTCGCAGATTATCTCGCCGCCAGGGGTGTACCCTTTCGCGAAGCTTATAACATTGTCGGCAAAGTCGTCAAAACCAGTATTATCGCTGGTAAACTGCTCAAAGATTTACAACTAGAAGAATGGCAACAAATTCATCCCGCATTTGCCGCCGACATTTATGAAGCCATAACCCCACGTCAAGTAGTTGCAGCTCGCAACAGCTATGGAGGTACAGGATTTGAACAAGTCAGACAGGCTATTCTCAATGCCCGGACTCAACTCAGTGTGAAATAA
- the larB gene encoding nickel pincer cofactor biosynthesis protein LarB — MTQPENLRSLLEAVANGKITPDIAFDSLKDLAYQSVGEFAKIDHHRQLRTGFPEVIWGPGKTPEQIAQIMEVMRHRTSVVMATRIEPQVYSALQPKVRGIQYYEQARICAIVPPVIEVRFPGKIGILSAGTADLAVAEEAAVTAELSGFYVQRLWDVGVAGIHRLLSNRHVLESASVLIVVAGMEGALPSVVAGLADCPVIAVPTSIGYGASFSGLAPLLTMLNSCAAGIGVVNIDNGFGAAVLAGQILRTSEKLRLAAET; from the coding sequence ATGACACAACCCGAAAATTTGCGATCGCTCTTAGAAGCCGTCGCCAATGGTAAAATAACCCCAGATATAGCCTTCGACTCCCTCAAAGACTTAGCCTATCAATCCGTAGGTGAGTTTGCTAAAATAGATCACCATCGTCAATTAAGAACTGGTTTCCCGGAAGTCATTTGGGGACCAGGTAAAACACCGGAACAAATTGCTCAAATCATGGAAGTCATGCGCCACCGTACTTCCGTAGTTATGGCTACCCGCATTGAACCACAAGTATATTCAGCATTACAACCAAAAGTTAGAGGTATCCAATACTACGAACAAGCCCGAATTTGTGCCATTGTTCCCCCTGTAATTGAAGTCAGATTTCCCGGTAAAATAGGCATTCTTTCCGCTGGTACTGCCGATTTAGCCGTTGCTGAAGAAGCCGCTGTCACTGCGGAACTTTCGGGTTTTTATGTACAGCGCCTCTGGGATGTAGGTGTGGCGGGAATTCATCGGTTATTAAGCAACCGTCATGTATTAGAATCAGCATCGGTATTAATCGTTGTCGCGGGCATGGAAGGGGCTTTGCCCAGTGTTGTAGCGGGTTTGGCAGATTGTCCCGTAATCGCTGTTCCTACCAGTATTGGTTATGGTGCAAGCTTTTCCGGTTTAGCACCTCTATTGACAATGCTTAACTCTTGTGCCGCTGGTATAGGTGTAGTTAATATAGATAATGGCTTTGGTGCAGCAGTCTTAGCTGGGCAAATTTTACGAACTTCAGAAAAATTACGTTTGGCGGCAGAAACATAG
- a CDS encoding type II toxin-antitoxin system HigB family toxin, translating into MHLIHIRILREEAAKYPDIKKQIEDWHKTVKKAEWQSLNDVQKFYRDAETVGNFTVFNIKGNDYRLIVGMDYEDKTVYYKYLLTHAEYSKNKWKNDPYF; encoded by the coding sequence ATGCACTTAATTCACATTCGCATCCTCCGCGAAGAAGCAGCAAAGTACCCTGATATCAAAAAACAAATTGAAGATTGGCATAAAACAGTTAAAAAAGCAGAATGGCAAAGTTTAAATGATGTTCAAAAATTTTACCGAGATGCTGAAACTGTTGGTAATTTTACTGTTTTTAATATCAAAGGTAATGATTATCGTTTAATTGTAGGAATGGATTATGAAGATAAAACGGTGTACTACAAATACTTACTAACTCACGCCGAATATAGTAAAAATAAATGGAAAAATGACCCTTACTTTTGA
- a CDS encoding helix-turn-helix domain-containing protein, whose translation MTLTFDRNTYSQLLAEIAPQVIETEEDYERFLKVAEYLTFKKNRSPEERALHKLLVRLIEDYEEENYPMDESTPHEILLHIMESSGIRQADLVRILGSSSGVVSEVVNGKRSISKAQAKALGEYFKVSPSLFI comes from the coding sequence ATGACCCTTACTTTTGACAGAAATACTTATAGTCAATTACTAGCAGAAATCGCTCCTCAAGTAATTGAAACAGAAGAAGACTATGAACGGTTTTTAAAAGTTGCAGAATATCTAACTTTTAAAAAAAATCGTAGTCCAGAGGAGCGAGCTTTACACAAATTGCTTGTCAGACTAATTGAAGATTATGAGGAAGAAAATTATCCAATGGATGAATCTACACCTCATGAAATATTGCTACATATCATGGAATCTAGCGGAATTCGTCAAGCTGACTTAGTACGCATTCTTGGTTCTAGCAGCGGTGTAGTTTCAGAAGTTGTCAACGGTAAACGCTCAATTAGTAAAGCACAAGCAAAAGCCTTGGGAGAATATTTTAAAGTGTCTCCTAGTTTATTTATTTAG
- a CDS encoding YceD family protein produces the protein MDAIFIPQLSKAPERTEEIQVQEFLPGLETLTPVRGVIQVKHQGNYLEVSSQAETIVTCTCNRCLQQYNHRLVLDTQEVIWLDETANQTEDFPLEMEVAVEDLLETLAPDGHFDPGEWLYQQMCLALPQRQLCNVNCPGILDAAVSEPPTDSRWALLDALKKQLPDN, from the coding sequence ATGGACGCTATTTTTATTCCGCAGCTATCTAAAGCCCCGGAGCGGACAGAGGAAATTCAAGTTCAAGAGTTTCTGCCTGGACTAGAAACATTGACACCGGTTCGCGGAGTTATCCAGGTCAAACACCAGGGTAATTATTTAGAAGTTTCATCTCAGGCAGAAACAATTGTTACCTGTACTTGCAACCGCTGTTTGCAGCAGTATAACCATCGTTTGGTTCTTGATACTCAGGAAGTTATTTGGTTAGATGAAACTGCTAATCAAACGGAAGATTTTCCTCTAGAAATGGAAGTTGCTGTAGAGGATTTACTGGAAACTTTAGCACCTGATGGTCATTTTGATCCCGGTGAATGGCTCTATCAGCAGATGTGTTTAGCATTACCTCAGCGTCAATTATGCAATGTTAATTGTCCAGGTATTTTAGATGCTGCTGTTTCTGAACCACCTACGGATAGCCGTTGGGCTTTATTAGATGCTTTGAAAAAACAACTTCCAGATAATTAG
- a CDS encoding polyribonucleotide nucleotidyltransferase, whose amino-acid sequence MAEFEKSISFDGRDIRLTVGLLAPQAGGSVLIQSGDTTVLVTATRSAAREGIDFLPLTVDYEERLYAAGRIPGGIMRREGRPPEKAILASRLIDRPLRPLFPSWLRDDLQVVAITMSMDEQVPPDVLAVTGASIATLIAQIPFNGPMAAVRVGLVGDDFIINPTYAEIEAGDLDLIVAGSPDGVIMVEAGANQLPERDIIEAIDFGYEAVRDLIQAQLDLLDELGLKLVQEAPPEVDKTLENYIRDRASDEIKKILAQFELTKTDRDIALDAVKDNISAEIKALPEEDPIRIAATADSKALGNTFKSITKYFMRRQIVEDNVRVDGRKLDEVRPISCRVGIIPKRVHGSGLFNRGLTQVLSMCTLGTPGDAQNLNDDLQLEQTKRYLHHYNFPPFSVGETKPLRAPGRREIGHGALAERALLPVLPPKDKFPYVIRVVSEVLSSNGSTSMGSVCGSSLSLMDAGVPITKPVSGAAMGLIKEGDEVRILTDIQGIEDFLGDMDFKVAGTDTGITALQMDMKISGLSLEVIAQAVNQAKPARLHILEKMLQTIDTPREETSPFAPRLLTIKIDPDMIGLVIGPGGKTIKGITEETGAKIDIQDDGTVTISAVDENRAKRARNIVQGMTRKLHEGDVYIGRVTRVIPIGAFVEFLPGKEGMIHISQLADYRVGKVEDEVAVGDEVIVKVREIDNKGRINLTRLGIHPDQAAAAREAAAVNH is encoded by the coding sequence ATGGCAGAATTTGAAAAGTCAATATCCTTTGATGGACGGGATATTCGACTGACGGTTGGCCTACTAGCCCCCCAAGCAGGTGGGTCGGTTTTGATACAATCAGGAGATACAACTGTTTTAGTAACGGCTACAAGGTCAGCAGCGCGGGAAGGCATTGATTTTTTGCCACTGACCGTAGATTACGAAGAAAGATTGTACGCAGCAGGAAGAATTCCAGGGGGGATTATGCGCCGGGAAGGTCGTCCACCGGAAAAGGCAATTCTTGCCAGTCGTCTGATTGACCGTCCACTTCGTCCTTTATTCCCCTCATGGTTGCGGGATGATTTGCAAGTTGTGGCAATAACTATGTCAATGGATGAGCAAGTCCCCCCTGATGTGTTAGCAGTCACAGGCGCTTCAATTGCTACTCTCATTGCCCAAATTCCTTTTAATGGACCAATGGCCGCAGTGCGAGTAGGCTTGGTTGGTGATGATTTTATTATTAACCCTACCTATGCAGAAATTGAAGCGGGAGATTTGGATTTAATCGTTGCCGGTTCTCCAGATGGGGTAATCATGGTGGAAGCGGGTGCAAATCAATTGCCAGAGCGAGATATTATTGAAGCGATTGATTTTGGCTACGAAGCGGTTCGGGATTTAATTCAAGCTCAGTTAGATTTGCTGGATGAACTAGGTCTAAAACTTGTGCAAGAAGCCCCACCAGAAGTAGATAAGACATTAGAAAACTATATCCGCGATCGCGCTAGTGATGAGATCAAAAAAATCTTGGCGCAATTTGAGTTAACTAAAACTGATCGTGATATTGCTTTAGATGCAGTTAAAGATAATATCTCTGCTGAAATCAAAGCCTTACCAGAAGAAGACCCCATTCGCATCGCTGCTACAGCCGACTCCAAAGCCCTTGGTAATACATTCAAGAGCATTACCAAATACTTCATGCGTCGTCAAATTGTCGAAGATAACGTGCGCGTTGATGGTCGTAAGCTTGATGAAGTTCGTCCTATCTCTTGTCGAGTTGGGATTATACCCAAAAGAGTACATGGTAGCGGTTTATTTAACCGGGGACTGACTCAGGTGCTATCAATGTGTACCCTTGGTACTCCTGGAGATGCCCAAAATCTTAACGACGACTTGCAACTAGAACAAACTAAACGTTACCTGCATCACTATAACTTCCCTCCCTTCTCCGTCGGCGAAACCAAACCATTACGCGCCCCTGGTAGACGGGAAATCGGACATGGTGCATTAGCAGAACGGGCATTATTACCTGTATTACCGCCAAAAGACAAGTTCCCCTACGTAATTCGCGTAGTTTCGGAAGTGCTTTCTTCCAACGGTTCAACTTCAATGGGTTCAGTTTGTGGTTCTAGTTTATCCCTCATGGATGCAGGTGTACCCATTACCAAACCTGTGAGCGGTGCGGCAATGGGCTTGATTAAGGAAGGGGACGAAGTACGAATCCTCACCGATATCCAAGGCATTGAAGACTTTTTGGGTGACATGGACTTCAAAGTTGCTGGTACAGATACTGGAATTACAGCTTTGCAAATGGATATGAAAATATCTGGTTTGTCTTTAGAAGTAATTGCCCAAGCTGTCAACCAAGCCAAACCTGCCCGGTTACACATTCTGGAAAAAATGCTCCAGACTATTGACACCCCCAGGGAAGAAACTTCACCCTTTGCCCCACGTCTGTTAACAATTAAGATTGATCCTGACATGATTGGTCTGGTGATTGGACCTGGTGGTAAAACCATTAAGGGTATCACTGAAGAAACAGGTGCAAAAATTGACATTCAAGATGATGGTACTGTCACCATTTCCGCCGTTGATGAAAACCGAGCTAAGAGAGCGCGGAACATCGTTCAGGGCATGACTCGTAAACTCCATGAAGGGGATGTTTATATTGGTCGTGTGACACGGGTTATACCCATTGGTGCTTTTGTGGAATTCTTGCCCGGTAAAGAAGGCATGATTCACATTTCTCAACTCGCTGACTATCGCGTTGGTAAGGTTGAAGATGAGGTAGCTGTTGGTGATGAGGTGATTGTCAAAGTGCGAGAAATTGACAATAAGGGTCGAATTAACCTAACACGCTTGGGTATTCATCCAGATCAAGCAGCAGCAGCACGAGAAGCAGCAGCGGTAAACCATTAA